One part of the Treponema peruense genome encodes these proteins:
- a CDS encoding 4Fe-4S binding protein: protein MVATIIFTLLFIIILSALIVFIFNILIPALKQRQVNFSEPLFSPSEVELLKTRPEKLAVSGKRAVVKCSPHRTSGARRFLYNGPKNCALFSEVCDCEDDCRWGCCGFGNCAKACPQEAISIQNATAVINELCIGCGKCIDACPRNLIVLVDAECKKSVLCSAPNPLPPNCSVSCDRLAKEEIIEIKSKKLFQLWKKCYTILR, encoded by the coding sequence ATGGTAGCCACAATAATTTTTACTCTGCTTTTTATAATTATTTTAAGCGCATTGATAGTTTTTATATTCAACATACTCATTCCGGCTTTAAAACAGAGACAGGTTAATTTTTCAGAACCGCTTTTTTCTCCTTCTGAAGTTGAACTTCTAAAAACACGCCCCGAAAAACTTGCTGTTTCAGGTAAAAGGGCTGTTGTAAAATGCTCGCCCCACAGAACTTCCGGTGCCAGAAGATTCTTATATAACGGTCCAAAAAACTGTGCACTTTTTTCTGAAGTCTGTGACTGCGAAGATGACTGCCGCTGGGGTTGCTGCGGATTCGGCAACTGTGCAAAAGCATGTCCTCAGGAGGCAATTTCCATCCAGAATGCAACAGCTGTTATAAATGAACTTTGCATCGGCTGCGGAAAATGTATAGACGCGTGTCCAAGAAATCTTATTGTTCTGGTAGATGCCGAATGCAAAAAAAGCGTATTGTGTTCGGCCCCGAACCCCTTGCCGCCAAATTGTTCTGTTTCCTGTGACAGACTGGCAAAAGAAGAAATAATTGAAATAAAATCAAAGAAACTCTTTCAATTATGGAAAAAGTGCTATACAATACTTAGATAG
- a CDS encoding TIGR03960 family B12-binding radical SAM protein: protein MMKLIDPLKQFGSELNSVQSPSRYIGGEYALTVKPHSGQDDFFNVGIAFPDLYEIAMSNLAVKIIYNGLNALDGIRCERVFAPDTDFEAFLKHRKVPLYTLETGMPLKNLDMLAFSIGYELGITEVLAMLETGGISLTVQERTEDEPLVIAGGCGVTNPAPFADFFDAVMIGEAEDELFNLTKELRDLKKNGASRKQLLAHIESKPYMWTRNSCSEGKKIARRSVQGNFGLVPSVPSWYPIPSIKPVQDHGVVEIMRGCPNGCRFCHAGIYYRPTRVKNLKLIIDEIDHLVFDAGYREISLNSLSSADFPDVEGLLDLLNKRYEGYNVSFQLPSLKVNSMSLGILEKLSAVRKSGLTFAVETPEELWQLSLNKEVYAQHLEDIVRQAKAAGWTTAKFYFMIGLPLGDYFAENKDSLAVGSEGSEEKVIVDFLLNLQARTRIQCNVNVGIFIPKPHTAYQWVTQITPERAQKKMEWIFQNLPRGKFRLGRHNYDATILEGLISRGNFDTGKVILDAYKRGARFDAWDDHLRENMQFWNEAFDNAVWDVKKWIFRKWDLDESLPWDGVSLGTSKAFFKNEWKKSLSHELTKRCASDCDHKCGICNSKEKVSVHTKEEIESVSTCIKNKTVAVPEQHPESNIPILYRVVFNFTRTGGGEYIAYLAQVESFHKAILRSGLPFVFSSGFNPLPRIEFATAMTLGIPSEEETASCCLYSPVDEDRFKEVMNSVLPQSFRVTDVMIFPVTTLRKRESLSQGLWGCIYKYTSLESFDLRAFLSSQEYKTLREQNPQIKTEWKEDSLFVTSPSSDKAFRTALEAFCQKKWYEVCRIVKTATLAKPQISGWTVRDEQNWRCDNKNFKKDETLLTPADSSPVPFMELYAKIAAINAELIDQREQMDELKNANTLDDNNLPH, encoded by the coding sequence ATGATGAAATTAATTGATCCCCTTAAGCAGTTTGGCAGTGAGCTGAACAGTGTACAGTCACCTTCGCGTTATATTGGCGGCGAATATGCACTTACTGTAAAACCACATTCCGGGCAGGATGATTTTTTTAATGTAGGAATTGCATTTCCCGATTTGTACGAAATTGCAATGTCCAATCTTGCCGTTAAGATAATTTATAACGGACTTAACGCACTTGACGGGATTCGCTGCGAACGCGTCTTTGCTCCCGACACAGATTTTGAAGCTTTTCTTAAGCACCGCAAAGTTCCGCTTTATACTCTTGAGACAGGTATGCCTTTAAAAAATCTTGACATGCTTGCTTTTTCAATAGGATATGAACTTGGAATTACCGAAGTGCTTGCTATGCTTGAAACCGGCGGAATTTCCCTTACCGTTCAGGAACGAACTGAAGATGAACCTCTTGTAATTGCAGGCGGCTGCGGTGTAACAAACCCGGCTCCGTTTGCAGATTTTTTTGATGCAGTAATGATCGGTGAAGCAGAAGACGAACTTTTTAATCTTACAAAAGAACTGCGTGACTTAAAGAAAAACGGGGCTTCCCGTAAGCAGCTTCTGGCCCATATTGAATCAAAACCCTATATGTGGACACGAAACAGTTGCTCTGAAGGAAAAAAAATTGCCCGACGTTCAGTTCAGGGAAACTTTGGTCTTGTTCCATCTGTTCCGTCGTGGTATCCAATTCCGTCAATAAAACCTGTTCAGGATCACGGCGTTGTAGAAATTATGCGCGGATGTCCCAACGGCTGCCGGTTCTGTCATGCAGGAATTTATTACAGACCAACGCGCGTAAAAAACCTTAAACTTATTATTGATGAAATTGATCATCTTGTTTTTGACGCAGGTTACAGGGAAATAAGCCTTAACTCGCTCAGCAGTGCAGACTTTCCTGATGTAGAAGGACTTTTGGATCTTCTTAACAAAAGATACGAAGGATACAATGTTTCCTTCCAGCTTCCGTCACTTAAAGTAAACAGTATGTCGCTGGGAATCCTTGAAAAACTTTCTGCAGTACGTAAAAGCGGGCTTACCTTTGCTGTTGAAACTCCTGAAGAACTCTGGCAGTTGAGTCTTAATAAGGAAGTTTATGCACAGCATCTCGAAGATATTGTGCGCCAGGCAAAGGCAGCAGGCTGGACAACTGCAAAATTCTACTTTATGATAGGTCTTCCTTTGGGCGATTATTTTGCAGAAAACAAAGACTCTCTTGCGGTGGGTTCTGAAGGAAGCGAAGAAAAAGTCATCGTGGACTTTCTGCTGAATCTTCAGGCCAGAACAAGAATCCAGTGCAATGTTAACGTTGGTATTTTTATTCCAAAACCGCATACGGCATACCAGTGGGTTACCCAGATAACACCGGAGCGCGCCCAGAAGAAGATGGAATGGATTTTCCAGAACCTTCCGCGGGGTAAATTCAGGCTTGGCAGACACAATTATGATGCTACAATTCTTGAAGGTCTCATAAGCCGCGGAAACTTTGACACTGGTAAAGTAATTCTTGATGCATACAAAAGGGGCGCACGTTTTGATGCATGGGATGATCATTTGAGAGAAAATATGCAGTTCTGGAATGAAGCCTTTGACAATGCAGTCTGGGACGTCAAAAAATGGATTTTCAGAAAATGGGATTTGGATGAAAGTCTTCCCTGGGACGGTGTTTCGCTTGGTACATCAAAAGCATTTTTTAAGAATGAATGGAAAAAATCCCTGTCCCACGAGCTTACAAAAAGATGTGCTTCTGACTGTGACCACAAATGCGGAATCTGTAATTCCAAAGAAAAGGTAAGCGTACATACAAAAGAAGAAATAGAAAGTGTATCAACATGTATAAAAAATAAGACAGTTGCTGTTCCTGAACAACATCCCGAGAGCAATATACCTATTCTTTACAGAGTTGTTTTTAATTTTACACGGACCGGCGGCGGTGAATATATTGCTTACCTTGCGCAGGTAGAAAGTTTTCACAAAGCAATTTTGCGTAGCGGACTTCCGTTTGTTTTTTCTTCGGGCTTTAATCCGCTTCCGAGAATTGAATTTGCCACTGCAATGACACTGGGCATTCCTTCAGAAGAAGAAACTGCTTCGTGCTGTCTTTATTCCCCGGTGGATGAAGATCGTTTTAAGGAAGTAATGAATTCGGTACTTCCGCAGTCTTTTAGGGTTACAGATGTAATGATATTTCCTGTTACAACTCTTAGAAAAAGGGAATCATTAAGTCAGGGGTTATGGGGGTGTATATATAAGTATACATCTTTAGAAAGTTTCGATTTACGCGCCTTCCTTTCTTCGCAAGAATACAAAACTCTTCGTGAACAGAATCCTCAGATAAAGACTGAGTGGAAGGAAGACTCGCTTTTTGTAACGTCCCCTTCGAGTGACAAAGCTTTTAGAACGGCACTCGAAGCTTTCTGTCAAAAAAAATGGTATGAAGTCTGCCGTATCGTCAAGACAGCAACTCTTGCCAAACCGCAGATTTCGGGCTGGACTGTACGTGACGAACAAAACTGGCGCTGTGACAACAAAAACTTCAAAAAAGACGAAACTCTTTTGACCCCGGCAGACTCAAGTCCTGTTCCGTTTATGGAGCTTTATGCAAAAATTGCCGCAATAAACGCTGAACTCATTGACCAGCGCGAACAAATGGATGAACTTAAAAATGCCAACACCCTTGACGACAATAACTTACCTCATTAA
- the pcnB gene encoding polynucleotide adenylyltransferase PcnB, with product MLIRYSADSKGKPVQKAVIYTKTEHNISLKSIDPDALYVISRLRENCFDAYIVGGAVRDLIIGRTPKDFDIVTDATPSRIKKIFRNSRIIGKRFRLVHIFFGQKIFEVSTFRSTVDGSVGNAFGTMDEDVMRRDFSLNALYYDPIKEHVIDYVGGVKDIRKGIVRPVIPLNRIFIEDPVRMLRAVKYGATTGCKIPHSLKKKIRSSAPLLAPVSPSRLTEELLKIINSGHSYDIVSGTLDTNLFEYLQPSATNMMIEDRKFEKAYLHSLKELDAAAAANPGMRLGDRLFYILRDFVTNLTDWSREEKITSIAAELYKRTWASCRNFILPMNPQRTELDYAVRKILLSLGVQLKQRKPRKVQPKN from the coding sequence GTGTTGATTCGTTATTCGGCAGACAGCAAAGGAAAGCCGGTTCAAAAAGCTGTAATATATACTAAGACAGAACATAACATTTCTCTAAAATCAATTGACCCTGATGCGCTTTACGTAATAAGTCGCCTGCGTGAAAATTGTTTTGATGCATATATTGTTGGCGGTGCAGTAAGAGATTTGATAATCGGCAGGACGCCCAAAGATTTTGATATTGTTACTGACGCCACACCCAGTAGAATAAAAAAGATATTCAGAAATTCACGCATTATAGGCAAAAGATTCCGTCTTGTGCACATTTTCTTCGGACAAAAGATTTTTGAAGTAAGCACATTCCGCTCTACGGTAGACGGTTCTGTAGGCAATGCTTTCGGAACAATGGATGAAGACGTTATGCGCCGTGATTTTTCACTGAACGCGCTTTACTATGATCCAATCAAAGAACACGTCATAGATTATGTCGGTGGAGTAAAAGACATCAGAAAGGGGATTGTGCGCCCGGTAATTCCCCTTAACCGCATTTTTATAGAAGATCCGGTCAGAATGCTCAGGGCTGTAAAATACGGTGCTACTACCGGATGTAAAATTCCGCATTCGCTCAAAAAAAAGATACGCAGTTCTGCACCTCTTTTGGCACCTGTTTCCCCGTCACGCCTTACCGAAGAGCTGCTTAAAATAATCAACAGTGGACATTCTTATGACATTGTTTCGGGAACACTGGATACAAATCTGTTCGAATACCTGCAGCCTTCAGCTACAAACATGATGATAGAAGACCGCAAGTTTGAAAAAGCATATCTTCATAGTTTAAAAGAACTGGATGCGGCCGCTGCGGCAAATCCCGGAATGAGGCTTGGGGACAGGCTTTTCTATATTTTGAGGGATTTTGTCACAAATCTAACGGACTGGAGCAGGGAAGAAAAAATTACTTCAATTGCCGCGGAACTTTACAAAAGAACCTGGGCCAGCTGCAGAAATTTCATTCTTCCCATGAACCCGCAGAGAACTGAACTGGATTATGCAGTAAGAAAAATTCTTCTTTCTCTGGGAGTCCAGCTCAAGCAGAGAAAACCCCGCAAAGTCCAGCCAAAAAATTAA
- a CDS encoding RnfABCDGE type electron transport complex subunit D: protein MNTNILKKSCRESVPHPLCYITNSVGTVAVAVLSALVVQVIMLCVTKSFQSLVIVLCATVASVLSEFLYRLVREKFSYSWITSCIQGILLGLLVPSQYPPAAVFITAFAVFFITKYAFGGFAGSWVNSVALCVIILYFMNADFFPAFILEAEDFQVRNAAQTLISGGSVSILPCDSSVTAFLNRTVFRLMGISIPEGYVSLFWDNGASIPAFRFNLITLISSIVLLSLDVVNYEIPLCFLAVYAVLVRFVSPFFTGCAPMQGDMLLAFLTSGTLFYSLFMLQWYGTVPMTKAGRITYGIISGLFGFLLLGPGTSSSGFMFVILVMNLISTVIQFAEDAAVKKYVNKNLIPAMEEPNV from the coding sequence ATGAATACAAATATATTGAAAAAATCATGCCGTGAAAGTGTTCCGCACCCTTTGTGCTATATAACAAATTCTGTCGGAACAGTTGCTGTCGCGGTTCTTTCTGCGCTTGTTGTTCAGGTAATAATGCTTTGCGTTACAAAAAGTTTTCAGTCCCTTGTAATTGTGCTGTGCGCAACGGTTGCTTCTGTTCTTTCAGAATTTCTTTACAGGCTTGTCCGCGAAAAATTTTCCTATTCATGGATTACTTCCTGCATACAGGGAATTCTTCTGGGACTTCTTGTTCCGTCTCAGTACCCGCCGGCGGCAGTTTTTATCACAGCGTTTGCAGTTTTTTTTATTACCAAATATGCATTCGGGGGATTCGCCGGCTCATGGGTTAATTCTGTTGCACTTTGTGTAATTATCCTTTACTTCATGAACGCAGATTTTTTTCCGGCATTTATTCTGGAGGCAGAAGATTTTCAGGTAAGAAATGCAGCACAAACTCTTATTTCAGGCGGAAGCGTTTCTATTCTGCCGTGCGATTCATCTGTTACGGCCTTTTTGAACAGAACTGTATTCAGGCTTATGGGAATTTCTATTCCTGAAGGTTATGTTTCCCTTTTCTGGGACAACGGTGCTTCAATTCCTGCATTCAGGTTCAATCTTATTACACTTATTTCTTCTATAGTGCTTCTTTCGCTTGATGTTGTAAACTATGAGATTCCCCTTTGTTTCCTTGCCGTGTATGCCGTGCTTGTACGCTTTGTTTCACCGTTCTTTACGGGATGTGCACCAATGCAGGGCGATATGCTTCTTGCTTTTCTTACAAGCGGAACCCTGTTTTATTCACTGTTTATGCTGCAGTGGTACGGTACTGTTCCCATGACTAAGGCCGGAAGAATTACTTACGGAATTATTTCAGGTCTGTTCGGTTTTCTTCTGCTTGGACCGGGAACATCATCGTCTGGATTTATGTTTGTAATTCTTGTCATGAATCTTATCTCTACGGTAATTCAGTTTGCAGAAGATGCAGCGGTAAAAAAATACGTTAACAAAAATCTGATTCCTGCAATGGAGGAACCCAATGTCTGA
- the rodA gene encoding rod shape-determining protein RodA, producing the protein MKNRILSKFDFILIACVLILTSIGITFIYSSGINSDGILVSNEYIKQSIWTGIGLVIMLSVALIDYRKIYRYTPYLFAAALAVLVYTRFFGRYVNGARSWIGIGDLGIQPSEITKIIFILFLASFLDKNYNENQRKRFFFSLLILILPMGIILLQPDLGTASVFLPIFIFMCFMANVPVRYIMIVILSGFLTIFFTVLPIWETEIYHGSIPIIRALTNFRLRMLIIAASLAVTVAGILGQIFFKKKYFYWITYVFGIISFSLLASAGAGKVLKPYQIQRLIVFIDPSSDPRGAGWNIIQSKIAIGSGLLRGRGFMQGTQSHYRFLPQQSTDFIFSIFAEETGFIGGILLFAVFFCILFRIVYIMKQTTNRFGYLIASGILGMFFFHFIVNVGMVMGIMPITGIPLPFLSYGGSALLTNMLAVGILMSINNRRLDFKVAL; encoded by the coding sequence ATGAAAAACAGGATTCTCAGCAAATTTGATTTTATTCTCATTGCCTGTGTGCTTATTCTTACTTCAATAGGAATAACTTTTATTTACTCTTCGGGAATCAATTCTGACGGAATTCTTGTTTCGAACGAATATATAAAGCAGAGTATCTGGACTGGAATTGGCCTTGTAATAATGCTTTCAGTTGCACTCATAGACTACCGCAAAATTTATCGTTACACACCATATCTTTTTGCGGCAGCACTTGCAGTTCTTGTTTATACACGCTTTTTCGGGCGCTATGTCAACGGAGCACGCAGTTGGATTGGTATCGGTGATCTTGGAATTCAGCCTTCTGAAATTACAAAAATAATTTTTATTTTATTTCTTGCATCTTTTCTTGACAAAAATTACAACGAAAACCAGCGTAAACGGTTTTTCTTTTCCCTTTTGATTCTTATTCTTCCCATGGGAATAATTTTGCTCCAGCCTGATTTGGGAACAGCGAGTGTTTTTCTTCCTATTTTTATCTTTATGTGTTTTATGGCAAATGTTCCGGTCAGATACATAATGATTGTTATTCTTTCGGGATTTCTTACAATTTTTTTTACGGTTCTTCCTATTTGGGAAACAGAAATTTACCACGGCTCAATCCCAATAATCCGGGCTTTGACAAATTTCCGCTTAAGAATGCTTATTATTGCGGCGTCACTTGCGGTAACTGTTGCCGGTATTCTGGGCCAGATTTTTTTTAAGAAAAAATATTTCTACTGGATTACATACGTCTTCGGAATAATTTCTTTTTCACTGCTGGCGTCGGCCGGTGCAGGCAAGGTGCTTAAACCCTACCAGATTCAGCGTCTTATTGTTTTTATTGATCCTTCAAGTGACCCCAGAGGTGCAGGCTGGAACATCATCCAGTCAAAGATTGCCATTGGTTCGGGGCTTTTGCGTGGGCGTGGTTTTATGCAGGGAACACAGAGCCATTACCGTTTTCTTCCGCAGCAGAGTACCGACTTTATTTTCAGTATTTTTGCCGAAGAAACAGGTTTTATAGGCGGAATTTTACTGTTTGCGGTTTTCTTTTGTATTTTGTTCAGAATTGTATACATAATGAAACAAACAACCAACAGGTTCGGATACCTTATTGCGTCAGGAATACTGGGGATGTTTTTCTTTCATTTTATTGTCAATGTCGGAATGGTTATGGGTATTATGCCTATAACCGGAATTCCTCTTCCGTTCCTTTCTTACGGGGGGTCGGCACTTTTGACAAATATGCTTGCCGTTGGCATCTTGATGAGCATAAACAACAGACGGCTGGATTTTAAAGTTGCCCTATGA
- a CDS encoding divergent PAP2 family protein: MANAKEQLNLFLSQPVLMSCIFSWLSAQLIKTLIKLFSGKVHSIRELFELLFWRTGSMPSSHSALVATLCTTIGFRSGIDSDVFILSLGFFLITIRDAVGVRRANGIQARMLNKIGRALGDKGIIDFKPIKEVQGHTPAEVFMGCLLGFFIGLAFSVLK; encoded by the coding sequence ATGGCAAACGCAAAAGAACAGTTGAACTTATTTCTTTCACAGCCGGTTTTAATGTCGTGCATTTTCAGTTGGCTTTCGGCCCAGCTTATAAAGACTCTCATAAAGCTTTTTTCAGGCAAAGTCCACAGTATCAGGGAACTTTTTGAACTTCTTTTCTGGAGAACAGGAAGTATGCCTTCAAGTCATTCGGCTCTTGTTGCAACTCTTTGTACTACAATAGGCTTCCGTTCTGGAATTGACAGCGATGTTTTTATTCTTTCGCTCGGATTTTTTCTCATAACAATCAGGGATGCCGTAGGTGTAAGGCGCGCCAACGGAATTCAGGCCAGAATGCTCAACAAAATTGGCCGGGCTCTTGGCGACAAGGGTATTATAGATTTTAAACCAATAAAGGAAGTGCAGGGACATACTCCGGCAGAAGTTTTTATGGGATGTCTTCTCGGATTTTTTATAGGTCTTGCATTCAGCGTATTAAAATAA
- a CDS encoding 4Fe-4S dicluster domain-containing protein, translating to MRYVSNFVRSERQMFKTCVRAFLPPFPVVAFRQGKGSDCSAVVSEGDAVREGQLIAVLPDGDSVHSPVPGTVDSIFQTTLPDGKLGTSVKIRTGGSFSFLGKKDVVTNWHTLLKSEILDAIKSCGVVNTFFEPEPLFEIIEKSSEIKNNFLVVRMFDEDPGRLTDSFVAQFCLSKVTEGACITARAMGAAGIVFVLDKNQEFNPSLLNDSVPFCAVRVDASKYPAGFRENIITAVRKNARLPEYKFFSAMSRKSIFIDPETALSVYEAVVLGKPVIERFVHVTGNCLRSAAMMKVRIGTSISSLAEQCGGFKIAPAKIAVNGLITGKTVADPEVCITKSIKSVSFIPSSELFNQVLSPCIRCGKCRSVCPEHLYPDLMYRSATEGLATGNELKKTAALCSLCNLCSSACPARLPLSIGVRLLQEK from the coding sequence ATGAGATATGTTAGTAATTTTGTGCGTTCTGAAAGGCAGATGTTCAAAACGTGTGTAAGGGCTTTTCTGCCTCCATTTCCTGTTGTTGCATTCAGACAGGGTAAAGGTTCTGACTGCAGTGCTGTTGTTTCAGAAGGTGATGCCGTAAGGGAAGGTCAGCTTATTGCCGTTTTGCCTGATGGTGACAGTGTACATTCTCCTGTTCCCGGAACGGTCGATTCAATTTTTCAGACTACGCTTCCTGACGGTAAACTTGGTACTTCTGTAAAAATACGAACCGGCGGCTCTTTTTCTTTTTTGGGAAAAAAGGATGTTGTAACAAACTGGCACACTCTATTAAAGTCAGAAATTCTTGACGCAATAAAGTCGTGCGGGGTAGTAAATACTTTTTTTGAACCGGAGCCTCTTTTTGAAATTATAGAAAAATCTTCAGAAATAAAGAATAATTTTCTTGTTGTAAGAATGTTCGACGAAGACCCGGGAAGACTTACTGACTCTTTTGTTGCACAGTTCTGTCTTTCAAAAGTGACGGAAGGTGCGTGTATTACAGCAAGGGCAATGGGAGCTGCAGGAATTGTTTTTGTTCTTGACAAGAACCAGGAATTCAATCCCTCCCTTTTGAATGATTCTGTTCCTTTCTGTGCAGTAAGAGTTGACGCTTCAAAATATCCGGCAGGCTTCAGGGAAAATATAATCACTGCTGTAAGAAAAAATGCACGGCTTCCTGAGTACAAGTTCTTTTCGGCAATGAGCAGAAAGAGCATTTTTATTGACCCCGAGACAGCACTTTCTGTATATGAAGCGGTTGTTCTTGGAAAACCTGTTATAGAAAGATTTGTGCATGTTACCGGAAACTGTCTGCGTTCTGCGGCGATGATGAAGGTAAGAATTGGAACATCAATTTCATCTCTTGCAGAACAGTGCGGCGGTTTTAAAATTGCGCCTGCAAAAATTGCCGTTAACGGTCTTATTACAGGAAAAACTGTTGCCGACCCCGAAGTCTGCATTACCAAATCCATAAAGTCAGTTTCTTTTATTCCGTCATCAGAACTGTTCAACCAGGTTTTGAGCCCGTGTATACGTTGCGGTAAATGTCGTTCTGTCTGTCCGGAACATCTTTATCCCGACTTAATGTACAGAAGCGCAACAGAAGGTCTTGCCACAGGAAATGAACTTAAGAAAACTGCAGCCCTTTGTTCACTTTGCAATCTCTGCAGCAGTGCATGTCCGGCAAGACTTCCGTTAAGCATTGGCGTACGTCTTCTTCAGGAGAAATAA
- a CDS encoding RluA family pseudouridine synthase, with protein MDFTDFTASQDDAGRRLDRIIKTVSNGRIPDAHSAIRKNLIRLNGKKTSADTKVSCGDKITVASFLLKAPQQNTRQQTPLQKNNAGYPAVNTIFKNEHLQIVYKDAGINVQPGSGGGTSLAEAFLKEYKASGVQKSLSFKPGPLHRLDRGTSGMIAFPVSSEGARWFSEGIKTHLIKKIYIGIVEGQISRSELWTDYIECDETTNGKAFHTVTAASEKKGSTSKEAVTSVIPLAYGTAGNTKVTLVQFNIQTGRKHQIRAQSSLHGHPLYGDSAYKSRTNGRFFLHAAALVFPKDNPLGLPQIIKADPPAEFNDFMHSALINWDRQLII; from the coding sequence ATGGATTTCACTGATTTTACTGCATCACAGGATGACGCCGGAAGAAGACTTGACAGAATAATAAAAACTGTATCCAACGGCAGAATTCCAGACGCACATTCTGCAATCCGAAAAAATCTTATACGCCTTAACGGAAAAAAAACTTCTGCAGATACAAAAGTTTCATGCGGTGACAAAATAACAGTTGCATCTTTTTTACTGAAAGCGCCGCAACAGAACACAAGGCAGCAGACACCGCTTCAAAAAAACAATGCCGGGTACCCTGCAGTAAACACAATATTCAAAAACGAACACCTGCAGATTGTATACAAAGACGCCGGCATAAATGTCCAGCCAGGAAGCGGCGGCGGAACATCTCTTGCTGAGGCTTTTCTTAAAGAATACAAAGCGTCGGGAGTACAAAAGTCCCTTTCGTTCAAGCCGGGCCCCCTGCACCGTCTTGACCGCGGAACTTCAGGAATGATTGCTTTTCCAGTCAGTTCAGAAGGAGCCAGATGGTTTTCAGAAGGAATAAAAACGCATCTTATAAAAAAAATATATATAGGAATAGTTGAAGGTCAGATTTCCAGAAGTGAACTCTGGACAGACTATATTGAATGTGATGAAACCACAAACGGCAAAGCCTTCCACACGGTAACTGCAGCTTCTGAAAAAAAAGGCAGCACTTCAAAGGAAGCGGTAACTTCTGTTATTCCACTCGCATACGGAACAGCCGGCAACACTAAGGTAACACTGGTTCAGTTCAACATACAAACAGGAAGAAAACACCAGATCCGCGCCCAGAGCAGTCTGCACGGACACCCGCTTTATGGGGACAGTGCGTACAAAAGCCGCACAAACGGCCGTTTTTTTCTTCATGCAGCGGCACTTGTCTTCCCGAAAGATAATCCGCTTGGACTTCCCCAGATAATAAAAGCAGACCCTCCTGCCGAATTCAACGATTTTATGCATTCAGCCTTGATAAATTGGGACAGACAACTTATAATTTAA